The genomic stretch TAACCTGGATGGATTAATGAATAACGACGTACATGTAAGCTGGGTCTTATCAGTAGTAGTCATTGTATATAGTTCAATTCGTCACAGCGATAATCGCCAAATAATGATGATCGAGTAAATATTGTTTCCATGGACTTCTACAGGGTTTCTCGGAATAGCGAAGAGTAAAATCGCGTGAACAACCCCCGAAATGTTGACGCAATTCTCTGTGTACCACGTTTACTCAGATCTGCGACTCGGCATATTTCCCGAGATTCCCGACCAGCACTGCTGGGTTTCGGGATATATACCACCGAGTTATACGTACCTCCAGCTACAGCGTACAACAGTAATACGTAGTAATACAGAATACAGCTAGACAGTAGCTTAATCCGAcaacatgaagaagacaAATATATAAGACTGAACAAGCTCCTAGATTGACCTGGAGCAAGTTACAGTTCCTATCCATCGGCTATTCACCAGCCCAAATCAGCAATTTCAGTTAACGGACCGGGGCCCGCGGTACCTAATTGTGTCAATCCACTGCGCGGCAATTGAGAACCCCGCCCCTATTGGCAGAGCAACCAGGAATATCAATAGCCGAGATATGCACGTGATCAATAGCCGATAGCAGCGGTGGCCCAAGCTACAGCTGTCAGGAACAAGAGGTAATGTTGAAttggagaaaaaaagagggaaaagggagGTAAAAGAGTAGAAAAGGGGTGTTTTGTTATGAATATGGCCTGATGCTACTTGGACCCATTCATATCTTTAGTGCACAAGCTGGAAATTGGCGGACAACCTTAGATCTCTCTCGGTCCGAGGTACTTCTACAATAGGCAAGGGAAATGTTTGGGTATGGGGTAATCCGCCACTGATCCTCCCGTCTACGGGTCTGGGGATGGCCCATTCTCTGGGGTACTAGTCAATATGACAacttggggatggggatATCTTGTCTAGTAGTTCTTGCAGGGGCGTTTTGCTATCTATCTGGTATTTGGGTATGCTATTGATTGAAAGTGATCACACGGGACATGGCATACAGACTCGCAAAAGGGGACGAATCGTGCCCCGGGTAACTCTAAGTTGTCCTTAGCAGATCTCTAAGCTTCGAGCAATAGGAAGTGAAGAATTATCATAATCAGGTGAAACATGACGTTCCGCTGACTTAAGCTTGCCCTCTCATTTGCTGGAGACATCAGACATGTGAAAACAGGTGGTGTCATGGGGGGAGAAACAGTGACAACGCCTGATGGTTTAGTTTGCAGGGCCTGGACGACTGATGACTACTCCTCCTCCTAAATcaatacatgcatacatacatatacagtATCGATCTGAAGCATGTGAAGGTTTCTCATCCCTGCTACTGGAATAACAGAGAAGAGCATGTACTTCGTACTTTTTTGATACCTGTACTCGTTGACTCTTGAATTTGATAACATTAAGCCTTTATCCACAATAGAACGTCAAGGCCCGCCAAGGGGGTCAACCGATCTCCAGTTTCATGGACAAACCAGAGTCGTTGTAATAACCCTTTACTAAGGAGGGACCACTTTCCCCGTCTTTTCATTCAGCACGGTATGGGTGTATAGTAATTACCACCGAGGAAACGCGGTTCCTGCCTGGGAAGGAAGTGGTCCATGGATAGCGAAACGGTACCAGTACGGTACAGGGACATTCTCTCGAGCGATGAGCCTCGGCCGAAAAGCATTGTCGGCTTCTGAACCTTACCCAATCCAACTCCTCCCCCCGGATCTTGTGGTCCTTGAGAACTGCTTTAAGATCTCCCTGTCTCGTCCTTTTCCCCcgattcttttcttctcctcagaCCTTAttcaccctcttcctttctttacACTTCTTCTCCCTATACTTTATTTTTCACAATGGCTCCCGCCCCCAGAGTAATTGTTGTCGGCGGTGGATGTGAGTGATCGACTAACCAAGCTTTCCCCGCAATTTGCTGACCATTACCTCGTCTCTCAGTGTCCGGTCTCTCCGCCGCTCACACCGTCTACCTTAACGGTGGAAATGTCCTCGTTTTAGATAAGCAAGGTACGTTATATCCCTGCCAATGACACTGCGATCAATATTATCGCGAAAAAGCGTCGAAAAAGCGATCGCGACTAACTTCCCATAGCTTTCTTCGGTGGCAACTCCACCAAGGCTACTTCGGGTATCAATGGCGCCCTTACTCGCACTCAGGTCGACCTGGGCATCCAGGACAGCGTCAAGACCTTCTACGAAGACACCCTGAAATCCGCCAGAGACAAGGCTCGCCCCGAGCTCATTAAGGTCCTCACATACAAGTCCGCAGCCGCTGTGGAATGGCTGATGGATGTTTTCAACCTCGATCTCACCCTTGTTTCTCGTCTCGGGTAAGTGATGTAATCCGGTGAATATGACAACTCGATCTTCTAACGGTGTCGCAGTGGTCACTCCCAGCCCCGCACACACCGTGGTCACGATGCCAAATTCCCTGGCATGGCCATCACCTACGCCCTCATGCAACGGTTAGAAGAGCTTACCGAGAAGGAGCCCGAGCGTGTACAGATCGTCAAGAAGGCTCGTGTCACCTCTGTCAACAAGACTGGCAACACCGTAACTGGTGTTACCTATGAGTACGATGGCGAGACACACACCGCCGACGGTATTGTCATCTTGGCCACTGGTGGTTATGCCGCAGACTTCGGCGACGGCTCCCTTCTGAAGCAGCACCGCCCCGACACCTTCGGCCTGTCCAGCACGAACGGCACACACGCCACTGGTGATGGTCagaagatgttgatggaGATTGGTGCCAACGGTATCGACATGGACAAGGTTCAGGTCCACCCCACGGGTCTTGTTGACCCCAAGGACCCGACCGCCAAGTTCAAGTTCCTTGCTGCTGAGGCTCTCCGTGGTGAGGGTGGTCTTCTCCTTAACTCCGATGGCCAGCGGTTCTCGGATGAGCTCGGTCACCGTGATTATGTCTCGGGCCAgatgtggaaggagaaggagaagggcaagtGGCCCATTCGCCTCGTCCTGAACAGCAAGGCATCCAACGTTTTGGACTTCCACACCCGTCACTACTCTGGCCGTGGTCtcatgaagaagatctccggcAAGGAGTTGGCTAAGGAGATCGGCTGCGGCGAGGCGGCTCTTCAGAAGACCTTCCAGGAATACAATGCCATTGCTGAGGGCAAGCAGAAGGATCCTTGGGGCAAGCGTTTCTTCCACAACCTGCCCTTCGACATCAACGACACCTTCCACGTGGCTCTGATGGAGCCTGTCCTGCACTTCACCATGGGTGGTATCGAGATCAACGAGCACGCCGAGGTTCTGAACtcggagaagaagcctttTGAGGGACTCTATGCTTGTGGTGAGCTCGCTGGTGGTGTCCACGGTGCCAACCGTCTCGGTGGTTCTTCTCTCCTGGGATGTGTTGTCTACGGTCGCGTTGCTGGTGACAGCGCCAGCCAGCACCTCTTCCAGAAGCTGGTCTCTGGCGGTGCTTCCAGCGCTGCTCAGCGTCTGGGCCAGATCTCTCTGCACATCGATCCTTCTACTCCAGGAAAGATCTCCGTCGAGTGGAGCGGCGCTGCTGGCAGCGGTGCTCAGATTCCCGCAGGTGCTGGaactcctgctgctgctactgaGCCTGCTAAGGCTAGCGCTACCCCGGCCGGTGCCTCTTCCACCGCCAAGGCCAATGATCCCAAGAAGTTCGAGATCCCCGAGACCGAATACTCCATGGAAGAAATTGCCAAGCACAACAAGAAGGACGACCTGTGGATCGTCGTCAAGGGTGTCGTCCTGGATGTGACCAACTGGCTGGATGAGCACCCTGGTGGCGCTAACGCtctcttcaacttcatggGCCGTGATGCCACCGAAGAGTTCGCCATGCTTCACGATGACGAAGTCATCCCCAAGTATGCCGCCCAGATTGTCATCGGCCGCGTCAAGGGCCAGACCCCCAGCCTCGAGCTTTAGATTGTGCAATAGAATGGGAACGATACATTTTGGACAGAGAAAATTTTCGACGCAGCTAGTTCTTGATACATACCCTTTTCTCCGCGTTTGTCATTTATTACTACCATGATCATTTGTGATGATATACGGGGCAAGCTCCCCGTCTTTCTATGTTTAGTCTGTACGATAGTACAATTGAATATTTCAAACTACCTTCTTACCACGTATCAATTCTTGCCTTAAGTGTTTCCTATATCCTGATAGAATTCTATGGGCATAAACTATCATCTCATAAAATGTTCTATTTACTCCTTACCAGCAACCTCGGTACAAAATACATATTGTACAAAAGACAGACGTATGGGTATGCAGTACATGACCACCGCCACATTTCCCTCCTAACCAGACCTCTAGAGCTTTGCCCGCATATGCGTCAAAACCATCTTCAACCGCTGCACAGCAGGcccttcctctcccctctgatcctccttcttctcctccagctctttaGCAGCAGCCTCCAAAGTAGGTTTCAACCACCCCCACACCTCATCATGATACCGTTCCTCCACATCAACCCAATCCTCCGACCCAGGCAAATTAGCCAGAACAGTATCCCTTAAGGCAGCAGCATCTGCATCCGTCTGCGCAGGAGCACTATCTAGGATTGTATCAATTTCCGGGACGAGGCTGGCAGACGTGAGACGGTGGGTAGATGGAGAGGCAGCATCCGGTTGGGGGCTTATCTGGCGGCGGAAGGTCTCGAGCATTTGAATCTCTGCTGGTGTGAGTTGCTGAGGGGGCGATAGTTCTGTTTCGATTATTTCGGCGGGATCGTGCGGGAATGTGGGATCGAAGGTTCTGTCtgagaggagggagatgacTGCTGAGCCGTCGGTTGGTTCTGGGGCGTGGTGGTGtgtggttgaagagaatTGTTCCCtcgcttttccctttcccttgtcTATTGTAGAGGTGGATGCAGATGGCTCTAGGAAATCGTTTCCTGCTTGTGCGAACTCCTCCTCTGTTAATTGGGGGATCTCGAACCCGCCCTGCTGGGGTGTAGTTGTTGAGCGGAATGTCCCCGCATTGCTATCACGCAATTGAGCCCccgccgatgatggcgcgGAGGGTCCGGAAACTTGATTGTATTGTTCTGCGGCTGCTAgggctgaggatgaggatgtggttGTGGTACCGGCTTTGCTACCTGGTGTGAGAAACTGTGCTGCATCGTCTGATGAACCGGGTGCGAAGAAAGCTTGTCGGGCTAATCCTGAGGCTGAGCTTTGGATGCGACTTGCTAGGGATGGCGTGTTTGAGTTGTTCTTGTCAGCTGGTTTGGCGGGATTAGAGGGTTTGTTGGAAAGGTCGTCATTGCTTTGGTTGTTGGTGCCCCGCTTCTTGTCTTCCGTCATGGTTCGGGTCGTAGTGTGGGGTTGTAATTGGAGAGTAACGGGAAAGATTGTGAGACGCCTTTATTGGGTGTTGTTTATCAGAGTTAGAATTTCTTCGGGAATCTAGGGAGGGAGGAATGTTCGATTGAATGGATGGTCGATCATGTATGGTTTGTAGAAACAGTATATGGTCTGGAAGAAGTTAAGCTTGTCCGTTCGGCTTAATGGAGTTTTGTCGGTTGGAAAGAAATAGCATGTGACGAAAGATGGGTTGGCACGGCGTATGGATTTCGATGCTTGGTTTTTGGCGGCTGGTCTAGAATTGGGACTTATTTGTTTCGAAGGGATCGCGGTCTTCGGATACTCGTTGCATCTCGTTCGTAAAATGACGCAATCTGATGTCCTCAGATATATTTCACGGATATATAGAAAGTTAGTATGGCCGTTCCGGACAGCCTTGTCTAACCCAGTAGATAGCAGTCTGTCAAGCCATTTTTGTTCGAGTGAAGATGCTACCCCGCTCCCTTATTGATGTTAGTGATATCAATGATGAATCGTAGTTGCAGTAGTTGATGCAATCGCTTTCTTATCTCGGTCCATGTACCGTATATTTGTACTATAGGCGTGTTGGACATAAAAGCTGCAATTTATGCGCAAGATGCTATCATTATGGAGCCGTACTTCTGCTCTTGGGGTAGAAATAGCAAATGTTCCACTTCAGAAACATTAATTCTGGTAAGGTTGAAGTAAATACTTCTTCGTTGATGCGGCCAGTAGCAGATGGAGTTCTTCTATACAGAGGTCACGTGAGACCAGCGGTCACTCCGAAACCAGCATCGGAAGCATGGTCAATGAGCATACAAGAATGCGAATCCACTTTTGACCAAAAGGTGACACAAGGTGAAGAATCTGCACACTCAATTCTTCAGGCGGAGTCAAATGACTTGAAATTCTggttatgtatatattccCATAGATATTTGGCGAACCCAAGGATGAACAGCTAGAGACCTTGCTTGCGCCGTAGAATTTCCACTGGtagaaagaagcaggagTACATCGGAAGGGAAGTAGTGTGTTGATGTCAGCGCCCAGTTGGCGGTGCGGgtgggttgggttgggtcgTTGCGTTGCTGTGTGGGTTCACGGGCAGCCACTCCCTCACTCAATCTTCTCCCCACcacaaaccaccaccaccagacGGTACTTTCCAATACCGCCCTCACCACAATCCAAACACCTTACCTCCTCCCATCATCCCTCCCGTCTTTGCAACAACTCCCCCACCCACACCCTCTTTCTCAACTACTCCCCTCTTCTGAAAAAGGTGGTTAGtttgtggttgtggctgTGGTGGTTGCTTTATCAGTGCcctttcttcgctttttgCAGAAAAGATCAACCACGAAAATCAATTAGAGACGctgcagagaagaaaaagacagaagaatcCTTCCCATCGTTCCCCGCCCTTGTGGTTTCGTCAGCACAGGCTGTCAatcctttgtcttcttcaGCCTGCAATTCACTAAAATCGATCTCTGCCTCAGCTCCGGCCTTGTCTGACGTTGCGGCCCTATCTGACACCACCCCATCCTCTCTTA from Aspergillus oryzae RIB40 DNA, chromosome 1 encodes the following:
- a CDS encoding uncharacterized protein (predicted protein) translates to MTEDKKRGTNNQSNDDLSNKPSNPAKPADKNNSNTPSLASRIQSSASGLARQAFFAPGSSDDAAQFLTPGSKAGTTTTSSSSALAAAEQYNQVSGPSAPSSAGAQLRDSNAGTFRSTTTPQQGGFEIPQLTEEEFAQAGNDFLEPSASTSTIDKGKGKAREQFSSTTHHHAPEPTDGSAVISLLSDRTFDPTFPHDPAEIIETELSPPQQLTPAEIQMLETFRRQISPQPDAASPSTHRLTSASLVPEIDTILDSAPAQTDADAAALRDTVLANLPGSEDWVDVEERYHDEVWGWLKPTLEAAAKELEEKKEDQRGEEGPAVQRLKMVLTHMRAKL
- the osm1 gene encoding putative fumarate reductase Osm1 (fumarate reductase, flavoprotein subunit); amino-acid sequence: MAPAPRVIVVGGGLSGLSAAHTVYLNGGNVLVLDKQAFFGGNSTKATSGINGALTRTQVDLGIQDSVKTFYEDTLKSARDKARPELIKVLTYKSAAAVEWLMDVFNLDLTLVSRLGGHSQPRTHRGHDAKFPGMAITYALMQRLEELTEKEPERVQIVKKARVTSVNKTGNTVTGVTYEYDGETHTADGIVILATGGYAADFGDGSLLKQHRPDTFGLSSTNGTHATGDGQKMLMEIGANGIDMDKVQVHPTGLVDPKDPTAKFKFLAAEALRGEGGLLLNSDGQRFSDELGHRDYVSGQMWKEKEKGKWPIRLVLNSKASNVLDFHTRHYSGRGLMKKISGKELAKEIGCGEAALQKTFQEYNAIAEGKQKDPWGKRFFHNLPFDINDTFHVALMEPVLHFTMGGIEINEHAEVLNSEKKPFEGLYACGELAGGVHGANRLGGSSLLGCVVYGRVAGDSASQHLFQKLVSGGASSAAQRLGQISLHIDPSTPGKISVEWSGAAGSGAQIPAGAGTPAAATEPAKASATPAGASSTAKANDPKKFEIPETEYSMEEIAKHNKKDDLWIVVKGVVLDVTNWLDEHPGGANALFNFMGRDATEEFAMLHDDEVIPKYAAQIVIGRVKGQTPSLEL